One Embleya scabrispora DNA segment encodes these proteins:
- a CDS encoding DUF5825 family protein, protein MSTDLPPVRLTLWRDRDPEAMRIPGMYLGEVDVGGDPLDEVARLAAGGACLARLHAAIDLSDADGAAAVAGLVVVRELTAHAIAVDWTLRPPAGPWDWRPLGHLHPPTTVPGGDGLAAAWSDDFRPAKFGYRHGPGFIEVRDHRADPFRRLVIRNPRYEQVIEPLLRGVATTDQTEAVTARYHGAGLLHRVGRYVWWTPYRVRHSPHGTGPP, encoded by the coding sequence ATGAGCACCGACCTCCCGCCCGTACGGCTGACCCTGTGGCGCGACCGCGACCCGGAGGCCATGCGGATACCCGGGATGTACCTCGGCGAGGTGGACGTCGGCGGCGACCCCCTGGACGAGGTGGCCCGCCTCGCCGCGGGCGGTGCGTGCCTGGCCCGGCTGCACGCCGCGATCGACCTGTCCGACGCCGACGGCGCGGCGGCCGTGGCGGGGCTCGTGGTCGTCCGCGAACTCACCGCGCACGCCATCGCCGTCGACTGGACGCTCCGCCCGCCCGCCGGGCCCTGGGACTGGCGGCCGCTCGGCCACCTGCACCCGCCGACCACCGTGCCAGGCGGCGACGGGCTCGCCGCCGCCTGGAGTGACGACTTCCGCCCCGCGAAGTTCGGCTACCGCCACGGTCCCGGCTTCATCGAGGTCCGCGACCACCGCGCCGACCCCTTCCGGCGCCTCGTCATCCGCAATCCCCGCTACGAACAGGTCATCGAGCCGCTGCTGCGCGGCGTGGCCACGACGGACCAGACCGAGGCGGTGACCGCGCGCTACCACGGGGCGGGCCTCCTGCACCGGGTGGGGCGATACGTGTGGTGGACGCCGTACCGCGTCCGCCACAGCCCACACGGCACGGGACCGCCGTAA
- a CDS encoding LysE family translocator encodes MMSPDRLLAFAAMSALLIVIPGPSVLFVVGRALAHGRRAALMTVAGNTVGAYTLVVAVALGVGGIVERSVLVFTTLKLVGAAYLIHLGVQAFRERKALPAAFTADTPAPAGNLRTFRDGFLVGVANPKTIVFFAAVLPQFVDRDQGHVAVQMLLLGLVFNVIAVASDSVWGVAAATARGWFVGSPQRLAAVGGVGGLAMIGLGVTVAATGRKD; translated from the coding sequence ATGATGTCCCCGGATCGTCTCCTCGCCTTCGCGGCCATGTCGGCCCTGCTCATCGTGATACCCGGCCCCAGCGTGCTGTTCGTGGTGGGGCGAGCCCTGGCGCACGGGCGCCGCGCCGCGCTGATGACCGTTGCCGGCAACACCGTCGGGGCGTACACGCTGGTGGTGGCCGTGGCGCTGGGCGTCGGCGGGATCGTGGAGCGGTCCGTGTTGGTCTTCACCACGCTGAAACTGGTCGGCGCGGCGTACCTGATCCATCTGGGCGTCCAGGCGTTTCGCGAGCGCAAGGCGCTGCCCGCGGCGTTCACCGCGGACACGCCGGCGCCGGCCGGGAATCTGCGGACCTTCCGGGACGGATTCCTGGTGGGCGTGGCCAACCCCAAGACGATCGTGTTCTTCGCCGCGGTGCTCCCGCAGTTCGTCGACCGCGATCAGGGCCACGTCGCGGTGCAGATGTTGCTGCTCGGCCTGGTGTTCAACGTGATCGCGGTGGCGTCGGACAGTGTGTGGGGCGTGGCGGCGGCGACCGCGCGCGGCTGGTTCGTCGGCTCGCCCCAACGGCTGGCCGCGGTCGGCGGCGTGGGCGGACTCGCGATGATCGGCCTCGGCGTGACGGTCGCGGCAACCGGTCGCAAAGACTGA
- a CDS encoding DUF692 family multinuclear iron-containing protein — translation MTPPSATTTRLGLGLVMDMPWSGGTLGNRGIGFVETPDGGDISPRVRAFFRRHGHDFAYACPSFQPRSRAAVRIADYAPAYDRFFAELPAGTGRALHQTELNMGSPEPYDRGPTIEFTNALTARHDLSWVVEDLGIWSLRGCPLPYPLPPPLTERGLEIATANTADTARRLVAPLHVEFPGFTEGGSFHLGGLDAFEYFARLADDADVWVTLDVGHLLSYQWLRGRTGRHMLDGIEALPLDRCRELHLSGCQIVGGKFRDLHHGVLLDEQLQLTEYLLPRCPNLLGVGYEDPMYREDGRLVERSRPNFERLRDLADAWRRGDDRLVGTCAPPREATSTAPATGAGLAGGQLADLLMRLLLDRDLRTRLADEGAAEVAADPGELECLESLELDELDAAARRFRSRIWRLGREGGLAGSFPRSLHTLRAAGHGDADLLDGFLTSTHFGAFRLVPHLGPGLSVEEAFARFLLDLPEATATTVRETVDHELMLSLFTALCHEQPLSFLVEVEGVVRTDHGHAALRRYTRATIAGWGPSVAGPPEETTLYAYFATPAGLAHGPVSARVAAAFEATPTPAGDAARAALSRRGRW, via the coding sequence GTGACACCACCGTCAGCCACCACGACCAGGCTGGGTCTGGGCCTGGTCATGGACATGCCGTGGAGCGGAGGCACCCTGGGCAATCGGGGGATCGGCTTCGTCGAAACGCCCGACGGCGGCGACATCTCGCCGCGCGTGCGCGCGTTCTTCCGGCGCCACGGCCACGACTTCGCCTACGCGTGCCCCTCGTTCCAGCCGCGTTCGCGGGCCGCCGTACGCATCGCCGACTACGCCCCCGCCTACGACCGCTTCTTCGCGGAACTGCCCGCCGGGACCGGCCGCGCACTGCACCAGACCGAGCTGAACATGGGCTCGCCCGAGCCCTACGACCGCGGCCCCACCATCGAGTTCACCAACGCACTCACCGCCCGCCACGACCTGTCCTGGGTCGTCGAAGACCTCGGGATCTGGAGCCTGCGCGGCTGCCCGCTGCCGTATCCGCTGCCGCCCCCGCTGACCGAGCGCGGCCTGGAGATCGCCACCGCCAACACGGCGGACACCGCCCGGCGCCTGGTGGCGCCGCTGCACGTGGAGTTCCCCGGCTTCACCGAGGGCGGGTCCTTCCACCTGGGCGGCCTGGACGCGTTCGAATACTTCGCCAGGCTGGCCGACGACGCCGACGTGTGGGTCACCCTCGATGTCGGCCATCTGCTCAGCTACCAGTGGCTGCGCGGCCGCACCGGCCGCCACATGTTGGACGGGATCGAGGCCCTCCCGCTCGACCGCTGCCGCGAACTGCACCTGTCCGGGTGCCAGATCGTCGGCGGCAAGTTCCGCGACCTGCACCACGGCGTGCTCCTGGACGAGCAGCTACAGCTCACCGAATACCTGTTGCCGCGCTGCCCGAACCTGCTCGGGGTCGGCTACGAGGACCCGATGTACCGGGAGGACGGCCGGCTGGTGGAGCGGTCCCGGCCCAACTTCGAGCGGCTGCGCGACCTGGCCGACGCGTGGCGGCGCGGCGACGACCGCCTCGTCGGTACCTGCGCACCACCGCGCGAGGCGACGTCCACAGCGCCGGCGACCGGCGCCGGACTGGCCGGCGGGCAACTCGCCGACCTGCTCATGCGCCTCCTGCTCGACCGCGACCTGCGCACCCGCCTGGCCGACGAAGGCGCCGCCGAGGTGGCGGCGGACCCGGGCGAACTGGAATGTCTGGAGAGCCTCGAACTCGACGAACTCGACGCCGCGGCCCGCCGGTTCCGGTCCCGGATTTGGCGGCTCGGCCGCGAGGGCGGGCTCGCCGGCTCGTTCCCTCGCAGCCTGCACACGCTCCGCGCGGCCGGCCACGGCGACGCGGACCTGCTCGACGGGTTCCTGACCTCGACCCACTTCGGCGCCTTCCGGCTGGTGCCCCACCTCGGCCCCGGCCTGTCGGTGGAGGAGGCGTTCGCGCGCTTCCTGCTCGACCTGCCGGAGGCGACCGCCACCACCGTGCGCGAGACCGTCGACCACGAGCTGATGCTCTCCCTGTTCACCGCGCTCTGCCACGAGCAGCCGCTGTCGTTCCTGGTCGAGGTCGAGGGTGTCGTGCGCACCGACCACGGCCACGCGGCGCTGCGCCGGTATACCCGGGCGACCATCGCGGGCTGGGGCCCGAGCGTGGCCGGACCGCCGGAAGAGACCACGCTCTACGCGTACTTCGCCACCCCCGCCGGACTCGCGCACGGCCCGGTCTCCGCGCGGGTGGCCGCGGCGTTCGAGGCCACGCCGACACCCGCGGGAGACGCCGCCCGCGCCGCGCTGAGCCGGCGCGGGCGCTGGTGA
- a CDS encoding B12-binding domain-containing radical SAM protein codes for MPSERAGGGDRVDVLLIFPPQTEARFFPYLSLPYLTGHLRRRGRRVHQADLNIGLVHDVLRHPETLTVAVAARGGTGLDGWYRQAMADVVIRHAGEIRGRVMEQQADALQALHAPDAFDALRLARNAVELLVGDTLLTRTWRDLGQLDDAVRAAAEAPPAASGVAVERLHRHVVDLLTRYRPRVVGLSVAFFSQLAPALLVAAWVRRLRPDAHVCLGGQQVMLRHEDLAALAGVRHSVDALCHTAGEEPLERWLDALDGTAAEADVPGMTWISPDGAAQHSTRPLRLRFRDLGPPDFADLPIHAYLTETTQLAIVSCVGCYWGRCAFCSYGNRSLARGGYQQGTPGQLADAVESVVRDTGAELVAIADENTNLRLIARAMRLARARGVRVRFDVRARLEAGLLDPEFCRELADLGCAQIAIGYEGTSQRLLDLLDRGVRAADYQRIVDNLTDAGITMRLSVMGHVLDETPDEFEESLRFLTDNQDRIGIDALELLIAEPGSRLARHPEHFGLALDTTGPLTGNPELNYLGGRVGYPMTVGGGAARAEALGRLERVFRTVAPGRAGRLSPPSTTPGAGPREAELIGPHPWVRIVPAELDGAHDRIAIADLVRERFYALPRRDVAQRADGLLAARTARGRLLLGRLVGALAGRPHPGTTTEADVEYAGRPS; via the coding sequence GTGCCGTCCGAACGGGCAGGCGGCGGTGATCGGGTCGACGTCCTCCTGATCTTTCCGCCGCAGACCGAGGCCAGGTTCTTCCCGTACCTGAGCCTGCCCTACCTGACCGGCCACCTGCGGCGCCGGGGTCGGCGCGTCCACCAGGCCGACCTCAACATCGGCCTGGTGCACGACGTGCTGCGGCACCCGGAGACGCTGACCGTCGCGGTCGCGGCCCGTGGCGGCACCGGTCTGGACGGCTGGTATCGGCAAGCCATGGCCGACGTGGTGATCCGGCACGCGGGCGAGATCCGCGGCCGAGTCATGGAACAACAGGCCGACGCGCTCCAGGCGCTCCACGCACCCGACGCGTTCGACGCGCTTCGGCTCGCACGCAACGCCGTCGAACTGCTTGTCGGCGACACGCTCCTCACCCGGACCTGGCGCGATCTCGGACAACTCGACGACGCCGTGCGCGCGGCCGCCGAGGCGCCGCCCGCCGCGTCCGGTGTCGCGGTCGAGCGGCTGCACCGGCACGTCGTGGACCTGCTGACCCGATACCGGCCCCGCGTGGTCGGCCTGTCCGTGGCGTTCTTCAGCCAGTTGGCACCGGCGCTGCTGGTCGCCGCCTGGGTGCGGCGGCTGCGACCCGACGCACACGTGTGCCTCGGCGGCCAGCAGGTGATGCTTCGTCACGAGGATCTGGCGGCGCTCGCCGGCGTGCGCCACAGCGTCGACGCCCTGTGTCACACGGCGGGCGAAGAGCCACTGGAGCGTTGGCTCGACGCGCTGGACGGGACCGCCGCCGAGGCGGACGTACCCGGCATGACCTGGATCTCGCCCGACGGCGCCGCGCAGCACTCGACGCGCCCGCTCCGGCTGCGCTTTCGCGATCTCGGCCCACCGGACTTCGCCGACCTGCCGATCCACGCCTACCTCACGGAGACCACCCAACTGGCCATCGTGTCCTGCGTGGGCTGCTACTGGGGCCGGTGCGCCTTCTGCTCCTACGGCAATCGTTCCCTGGCCCGCGGCGGCTACCAGCAGGGCACCCCCGGGCAACTGGCCGACGCCGTCGAGTCGGTGGTCCGGGACACGGGAGCCGAACTCGTGGCGATCGCCGACGAGAACACCAACCTCCGGTTGATCGCCCGCGCGATGCGGCTGGCCCGGGCCCGCGGCGTCCGGGTGCGCTTCGACGTGCGCGCCCGCCTCGAAGCCGGCCTGCTGGACCCGGAGTTCTGCCGCGAGTTGGCCGACCTCGGCTGCGCGCAGATCGCCATCGGCTACGAGGGCACCTCGCAGCGCCTGCTGGACCTGTTGGACCGGGGCGTGCGCGCGGCCGACTACCAACGGATCGTCGACAACCTCACCGACGCGGGCATCACCATGCGACTGTCCGTGATGGGGCACGTCCTCGACGAGACGCCGGACGAGTTCGAGGAATCCCTGCGGTTCCTCACCGACAACCAGGACCGGATCGGCATCGACGCGCTGGAACTGCTGATCGCCGAACCCGGCAGTCGACTCGCCCGGCACCCCGAACACTTCGGCCTGGCGCTGGACACCACCGGGCCGCTCACGGGCAACCCGGAACTCAACTACCTCGGCGGCCGGGTCGGTTACCCGATGACGGTCGGCGGCGGCGCGGCCCGCGCCGAGGCGCTGGGCCGACTGGAACGAGTCTTCCGCACGGTCGCCCCGGGCCGGGCCGGTCGGCTCTCGCCCCCGAGCACCACGCCGGGGGCCGGCCCGCGCGAGGCCGAACTGATCGGGCCGCACCCGTGGGTGCGGATCGTGCCCGCCGAACTCGACGGCGCCCACGACCGGATCGCCATCGCCGATCTGGTCCGGGAACGCTTCTACGCGCTGCCGCGCCGCGACGTCGCGCAGCGTGCCGACGGCCTGCTCGCGGCGCGCACCGCACGCGGCCGACTGCTCCTCGGCCGCCTGGTCGGCGCACTGGCCGGCCGACCCCATCCGGGCACCACCACCGAGGCGGACGTCGAGTACGCCGGGAGGCCGTCGTGA
- a CDS encoding RiPP maturation radical SAM C-methyltransferase: MRVVLVDMPWSSIDMPSLALGILRRRVLDVFPDAHVEVVHANLDYVDWLVAHTGFTAEEYEFCANSYFSGLSEWIFSAALNDRPRWQVPEFAARLAGRVPDGMSARALELHELAPRFVRETAARIVAGAPDVVGFTTTFAQNAATLAAARTVKELAPHALTVFGGANCDGPQGAALHRNFPYVDAVVRGEGEAAFPRLLAATIGGDRDEKVLADIAGLCWRTSDGACVVNPMEAGPLPPGALVAPDYGDYFERHARSTAGSWVEPRLVVESSRGCWWGAKHHCTFCGLNGSFMEFRSKDPGRFVEELLSLVERHRILDVWVTDNIIDMAYLGSMAPRLAESGYDLRIGYEIKSNLRRDQLETLYAAGISHVQPGIENLSSKVLRLMDKGVTACRNVRLLRDAQTVGTEVSWNHLYGFPGESDEDYDDVIDQLPALHHLMPPAGAGRVKVERFSPYFDRPELGFGPPRPAAHYRHIYDLPEAELADLVYIFDVPGRGISAACLERLRSAIAAWIAAHPRSRLTHHDLGDHIVLVDTRPGFDWHLLELVDPVETTVFRLLDTPHSPAALLRKTAARHVGVAAAAIEDLLTRWRSLGVVFVEGGEVVQVAPAARNPAPIRPRRPTTRRSAPLVPASAAE; encoded by the coding sequence ATGCGCGTGGTGCTCGTGGACATGCCGTGGTCGTCGATCGACATGCCGTCGTTGGCCCTCGGCATCCTGCGCCGCCGCGTCCTCGACGTCTTCCCCGACGCCCACGTCGAGGTGGTGCACGCCAATCTCGACTACGTCGACTGGCTGGTCGCGCACACCGGTTTCACCGCCGAGGAGTACGAGTTCTGCGCCAACTCCTACTTCTCCGGACTCAGCGAATGGATCTTCTCGGCCGCGCTCAACGACCGCCCGCGATGGCAGGTACCGGAGTTCGCCGCCCGCCTGGCAGGTCGAGTGCCCGACGGCATGTCCGCCAGGGCGCTCGAACTGCACGAACTCGCACCGCGATTCGTCCGCGAGACCGCCGCCCGAATCGTCGCCGGCGCGCCGGACGTGGTCGGCTTCACCACCACGTTCGCGCAGAACGCCGCGACGTTGGCGGCGGCGCGTACCGTCAAGGAGCTCGCGCCGCACGCGCTCACCGTGTTCGGCGGCGCGAACTGCGACGGCCCGCAGGGCGCCGCACTGCACCGCAACTTCCCGTACGTCGACGCCGTCGTGCGCGGCGAGGGCGAGGCCGCCTTCCCGCGACTGCTCGCCGCCACCATCGGCGGAGACCGCGACGAGAAGGTCCTGGCCGATATCGCGGGCCTGTGCTGGCGCACGTCGGACGGCGCGTGTGTGGTGAACCCGATGGAGGCCGGGCCACTGCCTCCCGGGGCGCTCGTCGCGCCCGACTACGGCGACTACTTCGAACGGCACGCGAGGTCGACCGCGGGCTCCTGGGTCGAACCCCGGCTCGTCGTCGAGAGTTCGCGCGGCTGCTGGTGGGGTGCGAAGCACCACTGCACGTTCTGCGGACTCAACGGCTCGTTCATGGAGTTCCGCAGCAAGGACCCGGGCCGGTTCGTCGAAGAACTCCTGTCCCTGGTGGAACGACACCGCATCCTCGACGTGTGGGTCACCGACAACATCATCGACATGGCCTACCTCGGCTCGATGGCACCGCGCCTCGCCGAGTCCGGATACGACCTGCGGATCGGCTACGAGATCAAGTCGAACCTGCGCCGGGACCAGCTCGAAACCCTGTACGCGGCCGGAATCAGCCATGTGCAACCGGGGATCGAGAACCTGAGCAGCAAGGTGCTGCGGCTGATGGACAAGGGCGTGACGGCCTGTCGCAACGTAAGGCTGCTCCGCGACGCGCAGACGGTCGGGACCGAGGTGAGCTGGAACCACCTGTACGGTTTTCCCGGCGAGAGCGACGAGGACTACGACGACGTGATCGACCAACTCCCCGCGCTGCACCACCTCATGCCGCCCGCCGGGGCCGGCCGGGTCAAGGTCGAACGCTTCAGCCCGTACTTCGACCGGCCGGAACTGGGCTTCGGCCCACCCCGACCGGCCGCGCACTACCGGCACATCTACGACCTGCCCGAGGCGGAACTCGCCGACCTCGTCTACATCTTCGACGTACCCGGGCGCGGCATCTCGGCGGCGTGCCTGGAGCGATTGCGCTCGGCCATCGCCGCCTGGATCGCCGCGCATCCGCGCAGCCGGCTCACCCACCACGACCTCGGGGACCACATCGTCCTGGTCGACACCCGACCCGGGTTCGACTGGCACCTGCTCGAACTCGTCGACCCGGTCGAGACGACGGTGTTCCGGCTGCTCGACACCCCGCACAGCCCCGCGGCGCTGCTGCGCAAGACCGCCGCGCGCCACGTCGGCGTTGCCGCGGCGGCGATCGAGGACCTGCTCACCCGCTGGCGGTCGCTCGGCGTGGTCTTCGTCGAAGGCGGCGAGGTCGTCCAGGTCGCCCCGGCCGCGCGCAACCCGGCGCCGATCCGGCCGCGACGGCCGACCACGCGACGGAGCGCACCGCTTGTACCCGCGTCGGCTGCCGAATGA